A single window of Athene noctua chromosome 1, bAthNoc1.hap1.1, whole genome shotgun sequence DNA harbors:
- the HAO2 gene encoding 2-Hydroxyacid oxidase 2 isoform X1, with translation MAMVCLSDFEAYAKKYLPKIAWDFFAAGADDCSTRDENILAYKRIHFRPRMLRDVSVMDIRTKLLGTEISFPVGIAPTGFHQLAWPDGEKSTARAAKAMNICYIASTYSTCTLEEISAAAPGSLRWFQLYIHRNRAVSRQLVQQAEALGFQGLVLTADLPYTGKRRDDVRNGFRLPPHMKLKNLEGAFEGDDHSEYGLPPNSLDPSVTWNDIYWLRSLTHLPIIIKGILTKEDAELAVRHGVQGIIVSNHGGRQLDGGPATIDALAEVVEAVQGRVEVYLDGGIRKGSDVLKALALGAKCVFIGRPALWGLAYKGEEGLQEVLRILQDEFRLSMALAGCASISEIGRHLVQFSKL, from the exons ATGGCTATGGTGTGTCTTTCAGACTTTGAAGCTTACGCTAAAAAGTATTTACCCAAGattgcttgggatttttttgcagCTGGAGCAGATGACTGTAGCACCCGAGATGAAAATATCCTGGCATATAAAAG GATTCATTTCCGGCCACGTATGCTGCGGGATGTGTCCGTGATGGACATTAGGACTAAGCTCCTGGGTACTGAAATCAGCTTTCCTGTAGGAATCGCCCCGACCGGCTTCCACCAGCTGGCATGGCCTGATGGAGAGAAAAGCACAGCCAGAG CGGCCAAGGCAATGAACATCTGTTACATTGCAAGCACATACTCCACCTGCACACTGGAGGAGATCTCTGCGGCCGCCCCCGGCAGCCTCCGGTGGTTCCAGCTCTACATCCACCGCAACAGGGCGGTTTCCCGGCAGCTGGTCCAACAGGCGGAGGCCTTGGGTTTCCAGGGCCTTGTCCTCACCGCGGATCTGCCCTACACAGGCAAAAGACGTGATGATGTCCGCAATGGTTTCCGCCTTCCTCCCCACATGAAACTGAAGAACTTGGAAGGAGCCTTTGAG GGAGATGACCATTCTGAGTACGGATTGCCACCCAACAGCTTAGATCCTTCGGTCACCTGGAATGATATCTACTGGCTGCGGAGCCTGACCCACCTGCCCATCATCATCAAAGGCATCTTGACGAAAGAAGATGCAGAGCTGGCAGTGAGACATGGAGTTCAGGGAATTATTGTGTCCAATCATGGTGGAAGGCAACTGGATGGAGGACCTGCCACT ATTGATGCTCTGGCTGAGGTTGTGGAGGCAGTACAAGGCAGAGTTGAAGTTTATTTAGATGGCGGAATACGAAAAGGAAGTGACGTGTTAAAAGCACTGGCACTTGGAGCAAAATGTGTCTTTATTGGAAGACCAGCTTTATGGGGTCTGGCTTACAAG GGTGAAGAAGGTCTTCAAGAAGTTTTGAGGATTTTGCAGGATGAGTTTCGCTTGTCGATGGCCTTAGCTG GTTGTGCCAGCATCTCAGAGATTGGCCGACACCTAGTTCAGTTCTCAAAGCTGTGA
- the HAO2 gene encoding 2-Hydroxyacid oxidase 2 isoform X2: MAMVCLSDFEAYAKKYLPKIAWDFFAAGADDCSTRDENILAYKRIHFRPRMLRDVSVMDIRTKLLGTEISFPVGIAPTGFHQLAWPDGEKSTARAAKAMNICYIASTYSTCTLEEISAAAPGSLRWFQLYIHRNRAVSRQLVQQAEALGFQGLVLTADLPYTGKRRDDVRNGFRLPPHMKLKNLEGAFEIDALAEVVEAVQGRVEVYLDGGIRKGSDVLKALALGAKCVFIGRPALWGLAYKGEEGLQEVLRILQDEFRLSMALAGCASISEIGRHLVQFSKL, translated from the exons ATGGCTATGGTGTGTCTTTCAGACTTTGAAGCTTACGCTAAAAAGTATTTACCCAAGattgcttgggatttttttgcagCTGGAGCAGATGACTGTAGCACCCGAGATGAAAATATCCTGGCATATAAAAG GATTCATTTCCGGCCACGTATGCTGCGGGATGTGTCCGTGATGGACATTAGGACTAAGCTCCTGGGTACTGAAATCAGCTTTCCTGTAGGAATCGCCCCGACCGGCTTCCACCAGCTGGCATGGCCTGATGGAGAGAAAAGCACAGCCAGAG CGGCCAAGGCAATGAACATCTGTTACATTGCAAGCACATACTCCACCTGCACACTGGAGGAGATCTCTGCGGCCGCCCCCGGCAGCCTCCGGTGGTTCCAGCTCTACATCCACCGCAACAGGGCGGTTTCCCGGCAGCTGGTCCAACAGGCGGAGGCCTTGGGTTTCCAGGGCCTTGTCCTCACCGCGGATCTGCCCTACACAGGCAAAAGACGTGATGATGTCCGCAATGGTTTCCGCCTTCCTCCCCACATGAAACTGAAGAACTTGGAAGGAGCCTTTGAG ATTGATGCTCTGGCTGAGGTTGTGGAGGCAGTACAAGGCAGAGTTGAAGTTTATTTAGATGGCGGAATACGAAAAGGAAGTGACGTGTTAAAAGCACTGGCACTTGGAGCAAAATGTGTCTTTATTGGAAGACCAGCTTTATGGGGTCTGGCTTACAAG GGTGAAGAAGGTCTTCAAGAAGTTTTGAGGATTTTGCAGGATGAGTTTCGCTTGTCGATGGCCTTAGCTG GTTGTGCCAGCATCTCAGAGATTGGCCGACACCTAGTTCAGTTCTCAAAGCTGTGA